Proteins found in one Colletes latitarsis isolate SP2378_abdomen chromosome 8, iyColLati1, whole genome shotgun sequence genomic segment:
- the LOC143344608 gene encoding zinc finger BED domain-containing protein 4-like, translating into MHSTIIHSRSTSTSTEADPNGEKTTSYLDENSTRAQQLTHGIARMMVRDLQPYSLVDDDGFRTLMNIAEPRYKIPSRTTFSRTIIPKMYEDLKVHVKKEISTEHVPEKHTHKYIQSTILNSLQTWNIDIEKPAFFTTDNGRNIAKAINTYENYICGKSTIAREKFLNVQKTLDDKQTPLELIQEVDTRWNSTYVMFKRFVVLQKSLNVILCEEYMPDNLSIEEWNFMEALTMILEPLKEATEDMSGDSYPTISHYFPMYFALMHILEEESAENALITNISNSVRNALKERFEPIIQSNWIYYHSMLLDSRFKDHLLQSTEKHIIHEQFNRRISTIYNETNDNNKEQDNIPSTSKSCAKNSKLSHFFDKMLGNTEEGTETFTTRKNREIQTYLAENVVPRKTNIIEWWKSNQTRFPILSRAAKYCLAVPATQVKSERLFSTAGNVVMQTRARLLPVNVRGLCFLHENLK; encoded by the exons ATGCATAGTACGATAATTCATTCGAGATCGACGTCAACATCAACCGAAGCCGATCCCAACGGAGAAAAAACTACGTCGTATTTGGACGAAAATTCAACTAGAGCCCAACAGTTAACGCATGGCATTGCACGCATGATGGTACGAGATTTGCAACCGTATAGTCTTGTTGACGACGATGGATTTCGAACATTAATGAATATTGCAGAACCAAGATATAAAATTCCTTCACGGACCACGTTTTCCCGAACAATTATCCCAAAAATGTACGAGGATCTGAAAGTACATGTCAAAAAGGAAATATCCACAG AACATGTACCAGAAAAGCATACTCACAAATACATACAAAGCACCATATTAAATTCACTGCAAACATGGAATATTGACATAGAAAAACCTGCATTTTTTACTACCGATAATGGTCGCAACATAGCAAAAGCAATAAATACATACGAAAA TTACATTTGTGGAAAATCGACCATTGCTAGAGAAAAATTTCTGAATGTACAGAAAACCTTAGACGATAAACAAACACCATTAGAATTAATACAGGAAGTAGATACACGGTGGAATTCGACATATGTCATGTTCAAAAGATTTGTTGTGTTACAAAAATCGTTGAATGTAatattatgtgaagaatacatGCCAGATAATTTAAGTATAGAAGAGTGGAATTTCATGGAAGCCCTTACAATGATTCTTGAACCACTAAAAGAGGCAACGGAAGATATGAGCGGAGATTCGTATCCTACCATATCCCACTACTTCCCCATGTATTTTGCATTAATGCATATATTAGAAGAAGAATCGGCAGAAAACGcattaattacaaatatttcCAACAGCGTTCGAAACGCATTGaag GAACGTTTTGAACCAATTATTCAAAGTAATTGGATATACTATCACAGCATGCTACTAGACTCACGTTTTAAAGACCACTTGTTACAATCGACAGAAAAACATATAATACATGAACAATTTAATAGAAGAATTTCCACAATTTACAATGAAACGAACGATAACAACAAAGAACAGGACAACATTCCAAGCACCAGTAAAAGCT GTGCAAAAAACTCAAAATTATCTCACTTTTTTGATAAGATGCTGGGCAACACAGAAGAAGGAACAGAAACGTTTACAACGCGTAAAAATAGAGAAATACAGACATACTTGGCCGAAAATGTAGTACcgcggaaaacaaatattatagagTGGTGGAAATCAAATCAAACACGATTTCCAATACTGTCGCGAGCAGCTAAATATTGTCTTGCTGTACCAGCAACACAAGTAAAAAGCGAACGCTTATTTTCTACTGCCGGAAACGTAGTAATGCAAACACGAGCGCGATTGCTGCCAGTAAATGTACGAGGACTATGCTTCTTACATGAaaacttaaaataa